From the genome of Metarhizium brunneum chromosome 4, complete sequence, one region includes:
- the set11_0 gene encoding Ribosomal lysine N-methyltransferase set11 — protein sequence MESLGPLISWARTRGVELDGIAPQQMPGRGIGAVATRSIKAGQVLMTIPAGAILRLDSVPASISSRLPSASIHGLLAAQLAAGSDAETALRRDAMPSLQSFAATTPLFWHPRLRDLLPAEARRLVARQETALERDWAAFHEGFPGVARDAYLRCWFVVGTRAFYHETDATLGYPWEDRLALLPVADMFNHAGVPGCAVAFSPEAYTVTATLACARGDEVFLSYGEHSNDFLLAEYGFLLDDNPWDTVDLGAFVLSGLDAEQQAELRARGFDECVVGPGEQWHLPDGALDILARHFPGELPQRAANGGRQGKPQKERVLAAVLTRFLDEIRDVKSAIRAVTVGDDAQRATLRRRWDQIEALVKRAIRGVPS from the exons ATGGAAAGCCTCGGGCCCCTGATCAGCTGGGCACGCACCCGGGGCGTCGAGCTCGACGGCATCGCGCCGCAGCAGATGCCCGGCCGTGGAATCGGCGCCGTGGCAACGCGGTCAATCAAG GCAGGCCAGGTGCTCATGACGATTCCCGCCGGGGCCATCCTCAGGCTCGACTCGGTGcccgcctccatctcctccagacTGCCGTCGGCGTCCATCCACGGCCTGCTGGCCGCACAGCTCGCGGCCGGCAGCGACGCCGAGACGGCCCTCCGCAGAGACGCCATGCCCTCGCTGCAGAGCTTCGCCGCGACGACGCCCCTCTTCTGGCACCCCCGGCTCCGGGACCTGCTGCCCGCGGAGGCGCGGAGGCTCGTGGCCCGGCAGGAGACGGCGCTGGAGCGCGACTGGGCCGCCTTCCACGAGGGCTTCCCCGGCGTCGCGCGGGACGCCTACCTGCGCTGCTGGTTCGTCGTCGGCACGCGGGCCTTTTACCACGAGACCGACGCCACGCTGGGGTACCCGTGGGAGGACCGGCTCGCGCTGCTGCCCGTGGCCGACATGTTCAACCACGCGGGCGTGCCGGGGTGCGCCGTGGCCTTCTCGCCCGAGGCGTACACGGTGACAGCGACGCTGGCCTGCGCGAGGGGCGACGAGGTCTTCCTCTCCTACGGCGAGCACTCCAACGACTTCTTGCTGGCCGAGTACGGGTTCCTGCTCGACGACAACCCGTGGGATACGGTTGATCTCGGCGCCTTTGTCCTGTCGGGGCTGGACGCGGAGCAGCAGGCGGAGCTTCGGGCCCGGGGCTTTGACGAGTGTGTTGTTGGGCCGGGCGAGCAGTGGCATCTGCCCGACGGCGCGCTGGATATCCTGGCGCGTCACTTTCCCGGCGAGCTGCCGCAGAGGGCGGCGAATGGAGGACGGCAGGGCAAGCCTCAGAAAGAGCGCGTGCTTGCGGCCGTCTTGACACGCTTCCTGGACGAGATACGCGACGTCAAGAGCGCCATTCGAGCCGTCACAGTCGGAGACGACGCCCAGCGCGCAACTCTGCGAAGACGCTGGGACCAGATAGAAGCTCTGGTCAAACGAGCCATCCGGGGGGTTCCCAGCTAG